A DNA window from Ornithobacterium rhinotracheale DSM 15997 contains the following coding sequences:
- a CDS encoding AMP-dependent synthetase/ligase — translation MKNYNLAILLKEQFTKYAQKPMLKIYRQKKWVEHTGKQCLETIEKIAASLLNEGLKKGDTVGIFSQNMPEWTLADIAALNIGCPTIPVYATNAADQVKYILNDAETSVVFVGEQEQYNELLLALENQELSLKKIIVFDENVPLKNDISVYFKDYVAQGNPEQFKTELAERFNEIDSDDTATLIYTSGTTGKPKGVILTHTNFLAAIENHKERYDLTDKDVSMAFLPLSHIFERAWSFLALSVGMTNIYNRDPRSIADMLLIAKPTAMCSVPRLYEKVYQMAINTMSKSKAPVKKLFFWALEIGKKREEYVRNGKNLPFGLKIKDQIAETLVYKKFREKLGGNLSFIPCGGAYVGDEVVEFFRAMRLPLIVGYGLSETTATVSSCQINDYELGSVGKPINNVDVKIGENNEILVKGRTVMKGYYNRPEENEKAFTKDGWFKTGDAGRFDEKGNLVITDRIKELIKTAGGKYIAPQMVENVLTKDPEIAQAVVYGERKPYAVALITPNFDWLKNWAKEQNINFQNMVELIKNKKVVKYFEQKVHDLQSELARYEQVKKIYLLSQELSMENGEITPTFKPIRKAIFAKYQNELEGLYH, via the coding sequence ATGAAAAATTATAATTTAGCTATTTTACTAAAAGAACAGTTTACAAAGTATGCCCAGAAACCTATGTTGAAGATTTACAGACAAAAGAAATGGGTAGAACATACTGGGAAACAATGCCTTGAAACCATTGAAAAAATAGCCGCTTCGCTCCTAAACGAAGGACTAAAGAAAGGAGATACTGTAGGAATTTTCTCTCAGAACATGCCTGAGTGGACTTTGGCTGACATTGCTGCGCTGAACATCGGTTGCCCTACCATTCCAGTCTATGCAACCAATGCGGCAGATCAAGTAAAATACATTTTGAACGATGCCGAAACTAGTGTTGTTTTTGTGGGAGAACAAGAGCAATACAATGAGTTACTTCTAGCATTAGAAAATCAAGAATTAAGTCTTAAAAAAATCATCGTTTTTGATGAAAATGTACCTTTAAAAAATGATATTTCGGTATATTTTAAAGACTATGTAGCACAAGGGAATCCTGAGCAATTCAAAACCGAACTCGCCGAGCGATTCAACGAAATAGACTCAGATGACACTGCTACTTTGATTTATACTTCTGGAACTACGGGAAAACCAAAGGGCGTGATCCTTACGCATACCAACTTCCTTGCCGCGATAGAAAACCACAAGGAGCGATATGACTTGACTGATAAAGATGTGTCTATGGCATTTTTACCACTTTCTCATATTTTTGAGCGTGCGTGGTCATTTTTAGCCCTATCAGTGGGAATGACAAATATCTACAACCGAGATCCTCGCAGTATTGCAGATATGCTTTTAATCGCTAAGCCCACCGCTATGTGCTCTGTACCAAGATTGTATGAAAAAGTTTATCAAATGGCAATCAACACCATGTCTAAATCAAAAGCTCCTGTGAAAAAACTATTTTTCTGGGCGCTGGAAATTGGCAAAAAACGAGAGGAATATGTGCGAAATGGCAAAAATCTACCATTTGGATTAAAAATTAAAGACCAAATTGCGGAAACTTTAGTTTACAAAAAATTCCGTGAAAAATTAGGTGGAAATCTATCATTTATTCCTTGTGGCGGGGCTTATGTGGGCGACGAAGTGGTTGAATTCTTTAGAGCAATGCGTCTTCCTCTTATCGTGGGATATGGTCTTTCTGAAACTACAGCAACCGTGTCTTCTTGCCAGATAAACGATTATGAACTAGGCTCCGTGGGAAAACCAATTAATAATGTAGATGTGAAAATTGGGGAAAATAACGAAATTCTAGTCAAAGGCAGAACCGTGATGAAGGGCTACTATAATCGCCCCGAAGAAAACGAAAAAGCCTTTACCAAAGATGGTTGGTTTAAAACTGGCGATGCTGGAAGATTTGATGAAAAAGGAAATTTAGTCATCACAGATCGCATCAAAGAATTGATTAAAACCGCTGGCGGAAAATACATCGCTCCGCAAATGGTGGAAAATGTATTGACCAAAGATCCTGAAATTGCCCAAGCTGTGGTGTATGGCGAAAGAAAACCTTATGCCGTTGCCCTAATTACGCCTAATTTCGATTGGCTTAAAAATTGGGCAAAAGAGCAAAACATCAATTTCCAAAACATGGTAGAATTGATTAAAAACAAAAAAGTTGTAAAATACTTTGAGCAAAAAGTGCATGACTTACAAAGCGAACTTGCCCGCTACGAACAGGTGAAGAAGATTTATCTACTTAGTCAAGAATTAAGTATGGAAAACGGAGAAATCACTCCTACTTTTAAACCCATCAGAAAAGCAATTTTTGCTAAATACCAAAATGAATTAGAAGGCTTATATCACTAA